The Gemmatimonadota bacterium nucleotide sequence CGATGGACGGTGCGAACTGGAATGAGCGCGATAACTGGTTGAGTGAAGAACCCCTGAACGAATGGCACGGCATAACGACCGACGCCAACGGTAGGGTGATCCGGCTGGAACTGCGCTCGAACAACCTGTCGGGCACGTTGCCTGAAAACCTGGTCAATCTGTCGCTGTTGCGGGAACTGGATTTAGCGGGCAACCAGGTATCGGGCGCCATCCCGGTCATTCTTTCTCAACTCGAGGAGCTTAGGATTATCGACCTGGGCGCCAATAATATGTCGGGATCCGTTCCGGATGAGCTCGCGTTGCTTGACCATCTGGAAATACTGAACCTCGGAAACAACAGCCTGTCCGATTCGGTCCCCGTGGAACTGGGTCAGATGACCACCCTGACACGGTTGGACATTGGCGGCAACGACCTGACCGGTCCGATCCCGCCGGAACTGGGTCAGCTCACCAATCTTGAGCACCTGGAACTGAACAACAACGAACTCATCGGATCGATCCCTGCCGAAATAGGACAGCTCTCGCAATTGGAATTTCTGCACCTGGACACGAACAAACTGACCGGTCCGATCCCGCCGGAACTGGGCGATTTGGAAAGCCTGGAGTTCCTGAACCTTTGGCGGAACCAGTTGTCAGGTGAGATTCCGGTTGAATTGACGCAACTGGAAAACCTGGAACGCTTGGATCTCGATGAGAACAGGTTGTCCGGAACGATTCCCGCCGATCTGGGTCAGTTCCACAAACTTGAGGTGCTGTACCTCAACTCCAACAATCTTACCGGCGAGATCCCGGCGGTCTTGGGCGATCAACCCAGGCTGCGTCTGCTGAGTCTCTATGGAAACCAGCTTACGGGACCAATTCCAGTAGAACTGAGCCAACTTGCCAATCTCGAATTCCTCTACCTTCATAACAACGATCTGTCTGGTCCCATTCCATCCGAATTCGGACGGCTCCAGGATCTCGAAGCGCTGTACCTCTACGGAAATGAGTTGTCCGGCGCTGTTCCACCCGAACTGGGCCTTCTCGACGACCTCGAAGTGCTCTATCTCCACGAAAACAAACTGACCGGCACGATACCCGCGACATTTTCGGGTCTTTCGGACGTCAGGACGTTTTACCATCACGACAACGACGGTCTTTGTTTGCCGAGCACACCGGCCTTGCTGAACTGGGTCGATGGCCTGGATCAATGGATGGGGTCGCGGTGCGACGAAGCCGGTTTCACCGAGGGACTGCTCATGGTTGGCGAAGGCGCTGACCGGCTGTACAGGCTGAATCCCAATACGGGGGAAGCCAAACCCGTGGGAGAAGCCGTCCGGTTCGGCGTAGACGAGTACCAGCCTTACGGCCTGACCGTGCATAACGGCATGTTGTACATGACGGGCGGATGGAACGCGGCGCTGTACACGCTGGATCCCGGTACGGGCGTGGCCACGCGGGTCGGCGACGCCGTGGAATTCGGAGTCGGTGAATCCCAGCCCATGGGCCTGGCGTCCCACAACGGCACGCTGTACATGGCCGGTGGGACGAATGCCAGGCTTTACGAACTGAATGCCGTGACGGGAGTAGCCACCCCGGTCGGTAACATCGTGGAGTTTGGCGTAGACGAAGACCATCCGTTCGGCCTCGCGTCCCACGATGGCGGCCTGTTCATGGTCGGCTACAATACGGCCAGACTTTATGGGTTGAATCCTGACTCGGGGATCGCGTCACCCGTTGGCGACGCGGTTGACTTCGGAGTCGGCGAGGATCTGCCGACCGGGCTGACCTCACACCGAGGCGTGTTGTACATGACCGGTGGATGGACGGCCAAACTGTACACCCTGGATGCGGGAACCGGGGTCGCATCGACAATCGGGAATGACGATGAGGATGTCAATCAGTTCGGTGTCGATGAAGACGCTCCGACGGGGCTGGCGTCGCTGGAGCGGGAAGTGTCGGCGCGAAGAACGGTGCCCGTGGTGAGGGTGATTAAGCAGTAACACAGGCGTCCGCAAACGGATCAAGAGGACTGGACGTTGGAGAGAAAGTGGATCTGGTGGGCAGGCGGCGCTGTGCTGGCAGTGCTCGTTTCTTTCATCTCTGTCATGTACTGGTTCGATCCGGCGCGGCGCACGACCGAGCCTGGATTTTCCGGATTGAGCAGAACCGTTACCGGAAATACGCTCTTCTCGCAAAGCGATCCGCCGGTGCGGATGACATTCGACGAGCGATTCCGGCACATCGGAGGGCAGAAGTTCGTGCTCTACGGCACCGCCGACGTCGAGCAACATTTCTTTGTCGAAGAACATCCGGACGGAACCCTGAAGAGCTTTGTCTGGATCCAGTTCGAAGGCTTCCTGCCCGATAACGACTACACCTACGACTATTCCGATTCTCCGTTGCGATTGCGGATCGGGGCGTTCGATTTCTATACCGACACCGCGGCCGGTACATCGAATCGATTAATGCGCCTCGGCTGGCCGGGGACCGACGGCTATCTCGCCCGGAAGTTCGCGGCGGACAAAGGCTATACCATGCCGGACAACTACGCCTACGCGCGGCTCGTTCACATACCGGACGACATGAGCCGCAAGGAACTGCTGATCATCTTCATGGAAGACCTGTCACCAACGGGCTGGACCGGCGAGTCATTGCGCGAGGGTGGGGAGCACGAAGGGCGTTGGCCCGAGGTCGAGGCTGCTCATCTTGACAGGATCAAGCGGGTGATGTCGTTGTATCGGCCCGGGTAACGTTGCAGTTGGACAAGTGTTGAGTTCTGGGCCTTTGGGCATTTAAGTAAGCGTTCGAAGGCGATTTAATTCGTAATGATCCCATGAAGGACCAGACCGTGCGTTCACTGAGTCTTCAGGGCTTGCCTGACAAGAGAAGGCAGAAGGTCCTCGTGCCGGATTGGCCGGACCCGGAAGGGCCGTCGGGCAACGAAGTAAAGACCAGAACGATTTACACGGGCGTGACGAACGGAACGGAACGCAATCAGCTGATTGGCGGAAATTACGCGCCCGACGATGCCGATCTGCCCACCGGGGGCAACGGCTACCAGAATGTGGGAAAAGTCATCGAGGTCGGGCCGGACGTCTGCGAACTGAAGATAGGCGACGTGCTGTTTATGAGCGCGGTCCACGCCGAGTATGCCGTGATGCCGGAAGACGGCCTGCTCCTGAGGCTGCCCGATTCAATGGATCTTACAGAGGCCGCCCTGCTAGGCATATGCAGTGTCGCGATGCGTACCTGTCGCAACGCGGAACTATGCGTGGGCGAACGCGCGTTGATCGTGGGTGCGGGTATCCTCGGGCAAGTCGCCGTGCAGGTCGCCGCCGGCATGGGCGCGCGCGCTACGATCTGCGACATCGATGGGGGGCGGCTGGCGATCGCGAAAGAGATCGGCGCGGCGGAAACCGTGCTCGATGTTTCGGGGGAGAAATGGAATCAGAAAGTCGGTGAGGCCGCATTTGACGTCGTGATCGACTTTGCCGGCGTTCCGGGTATGGAAGACCAGCTGATCTCCGCGTTGCGTCCGCAAGGCAGGATGTTGTTCATCGCCGGCCGGGACAAAGTGACCTATACCTTCAATCTGGGACAGGGCCGTGAGGTCCGGATCAGGCAGAACAGTCATTTTGATCGAGACGACCTTCACAATACGTGCCGCCTGATCGCCAGGGGGTTGATCAAGATTGGGCCGCTGATCCGCGATGTCGTCCCGGTCAGCGAAGCCAAAAAGATCTACGACACCTTGCGGGACGCCCCGGATCAGCTGATGGGAACGGTGTTTGCCTGGTAGGTGGGCGGATAACCGACAGTTCGCGACTTCCGGTCGCTTGTGTCCTTTGGCATGAACTACGCTGGAATTGGCGCGGGGACTTTCAAAGGAGGAACTCCTCGGGTTGGATTCGAACCAACAACCTAGTGGTTAACAGCCACCCGCTCTGCCATTGAGCTACCGAGGAAAATGGCGTTTACAACAGCAACGGAATATAGAGCGCAGACGCCTTTGTGTCAAGTGGTTTGTGGTTAATCATCCGCGTCCAGAATCTCGCGTAACATCGCCTCACTGAAGGTTCCCCGAGCTACCTCTGCCACGGGTCCGGTCAGCGTCAATTTGAACTTCTCGTCCACATCGACTAGCAGTGCCCCGCCTGGTGATTCCACGCTAACGGGAGACGTCACCAGCCCTAGACGCACCGCCGCGCTTGCAGCCGCGCAAGCAGAAGATCCGGATGAAGGTGTTTCGCCGACACCGCGTTCCCAGATCAGGATGCGAATCTTGCTGGGACCGGTGGGTTCGGCTAGTTGAACGTTTATTCGATTGGGGAAGATCGGGTGGGTCTCTAGCGCTGGACACAGCCTAAGCAGGTCGTCGCGACTCCACTGCCGGTCCTGGGAACGAAACACCACGCAATGAGAATTGCCGACGTTCACGCCGGTGAAAGTCAGCGTTTCCCCGGCGGTCCTGATCGGTTGCTCGATCAGCTCGTCGACTTCGAGGGTACACGGCAACGCTTCCGGTCTGAACGTTGCCCGGCCCATGTGCACGGTCGCGCCGCATACCGGACCGGAGGCATCTTCTGCACCGCATTGGTCATGCTGCGTCTCGACGCGTACCGTGCCGCCCCGTGTCTCCACCGTGAACGACTTCTTGCGCGTCCTGCCCGTGGCGTGCAGGTACAGCGCGAAAATCCGCAGTCCGTTGCCCGAGGTTTCTGCCTCGCTTCCGTCGGGGTTCCAGATCCGCAGGCCGAAGTCCGCCGAACCGGAATCCTCAAGGCTCA carries:
- the dapF gene encoding diaminopimelate epimerase translates to MANSYFKGHGLGNEYIVLDPRELNFQLTPGRIARICDREKGIGSDGILSLEDSGSADFGLRIWNPDGSEAETSGNGLRIFALYLHATGRTRKKSFTVETRGGTVRVETQHDQCGAEDASGPVCGATVHMGRATFRPEALPCTLEVDELIEQPIRTAGETLTFTGVNVGNSHCVVFRSQDRQWSRDDLLRLCPALETHPIFPNRINVQLAEPTGPSKIRILIWERGVGETPSSGSSACAAASAAVRLGLVTSPVSVESPGGALLVDVDEKFKLTLTGPVAEVARGTFSEAMLREILDADD
- a CDS encoding zinc-binding dehydrogenase, coding for MKDQTVRSLSLQGLPDKRRQKVLVPDWPDPEGPSGNEVKTRTIYTGVTNGTERNQLIGGNYAPDDADLPTGGNGYQNVGKVIEVGPDVCELKIGDVLFMSAVHAEYAVMPEDGLLLRLPDSMDLTEAALLGICSVAMRTCRNAELCVGERALIVGAGILGQVAVQVAAGMGARATICDIDGGRLAIAKEIGAAETVLDVSGEKWNQKVGEAAFDVVIDFAGVPGMEDQLISALRPQGRMLFIAGRDKVTYTFNLGQGREVRIRQNSHFDRDDLHNTCRLIARGLIKIGPLIRDVVPVSEAKKIYDTLRDAPDQLMGTVFAW